A single window of Pyrus communis chromosome 10, drPyrComm1.1, whole genome shotgun sequence DNA harbors:
- the LOC137746474 gene encoding AT-hook motif nuclear-localized protein 22 → MDPVAAHGRPIPPPFLSRDLHLHPHHQFQQHLHPHHLNHQNSEDEQNSRGIKRDRGGGDENSAGGTTSLEGKDQLGSTSAGEAEITRRPRGRPAGSKNKAKPPIIITRDSANALRSHVMEVANGCDIMESVSTFARRRQRGVCILSGSGTVTNVTLRQPASPGAVVTLHGRFEILSLSGSFLPPPAPPAASCLTIYLAGGQGQVVGGGVVGPLLASGPVVIMAASFGNAAYERLPLEEEEEPAVAGQVQGSGGSLGSPGIGGQEHQQQSLQQQQQQQQQQQLLQDPNAPSLFHGMPQSLLNQLPADAYWGTARPPY, encoded by the coding sequence ATGGATCCAGTTGCAGCACATGGTCGTCCAATCCCACCTCCTTTTCTTTCAAGAGATCTTCACTTACATCCTCACCACCAATTCCAACAACACCTCCACCCCCACCACCTCAACCACCAAAATTCCGAGGACGAACAAAACAGCCGAGGAATCAAGCGCGATCGCGGTGGAGGAGACGAGAACTCCGCGGGTGGCACCACCTCTCTGGAGGGAAAAGATCAACTGGGGTCCACCAGTGCCGGAGAGGCCGAGATCACAAGACGGCCGCGCGGCCGTCCCGCCGGCTCCAAGAATAAGGCCAAGCCCCCCATCATCATAACCCGGGACAGCGCCAATGCGCTGCGATCCCACGTTATGGAAGTAGCCAACGGCTGCGACATCATGGAAAGTGTCTCCACTTTCGCAAGGCGTAGACAAAGAGGGGTTTGCATTCTCAGCGGCAGCGGAACCGTCACTAATGTCACTCTAAGGCAGCCGGCCTCTCCGGGAGCCGTGGTCACTCTACACGGCAGGTTTGAAATTCTGTCCCTTTCAGGGTCCTTCTTGCCGCCCCCTGCCCCGCCTGCCGCATCATGCTTGACCATATACCTGGCCGGCGGACAGGGCCAAGTCGTTGGCGGTGGTGTGGTGGGTCCACTCTTGGCCTCGGGGCCGGTTGTTATCATGGCCGCGTCCTTTGGGAATGCGGCTTACGAGAGGCTACCCctggaggaagaagaggagcccGCCGTGGCCGGGCAAGTACAAGGAAGCGGAGGGTCCCTTGGTTCCCCAGGGATTGGCGGGCAAGAACATCAGCAGCAGTCACTtcagcagcaacagcagcaacaacaacaacagcaactACTGCAAGATCCTAATGCACCATCGCTTTTTCATGGGATGCCACAAAGTCTGCTAAACCAATTGCCTGCTGATGCATATTGGGGCACGGCACGCCCTCCTTATTGA